The Aeromicrobium sp. Leaf245 genome includes a region encoding these proteins:
- a CDS encoding alpha/beta fold hydrolase: MSDPIVLVSPAMAVPSRFYRPLVAAFEDVGWQARALGRRGFEPDTPVASRSADWSYGDEIADLADAVSAARREDPERPVLLMGHSLGAQLAIGLQSSADPGRTADGLVLVGASVPHHRYYPYGGLPMLAFASAIPVLARVLGHLPKPAFGAPGAATLMREWAHFVRTGEPPFDASSKVSTPTFVVHLQADAYAVSAANKRFIELFCEPSAVTRWVYTQDATPDGGTTDHVQWVRHPSVVVDRVVRWWGDAADRR, translated from the coding sequence GTGTCCGACCCGATCGTGCTCGTCTCCCCCGCCATGGCCGTGCCGTCGCGCTTCTACCGGCCCCTCGTCGCCGCCTTCGAGGACGTGGGGTGGCAGGCGCGCGCGCTCGGCCGACGAGGTTTCGAGCCGGACACCCCGGTCGCCTCCCGCTCGGCCGACTGGTCCTACGGCGACGAGATCGCCGACCTCGCCGACGCGGTCTCGGCCGCCCGTCGTGAGGACCCCGAGCGCCCCGTCCTGCTGATGGGCCACAGCCTCGGGGCGCAGCTCGCGATCGGCCTGCAGAGCAGCGCCGACCCCGGACGCACGGCCGACGGCCTCGTGCTCGTCGGCGCCTCCGTCCCGCACCACCGGTACTACCCCTACGGAGGGCTGCCGATGCTGGCGTTCGCCTCGGCCATCCCCGTCCTCGCCCGGGTCCTGGGGCACCTGCCCAAGCCTGCGTTCGGCGCACCCGGTGCCGCCACGCTCATGCGGGAGTGGGCGCACTTCGTGCGCACCGGCGAGCCTCCGTTCGACGCCTCGTCCAAGGTGTCGACGCCGACCTTCGTCGTGCACCTCCAGGCCGACGCCTACGCCGTGTCGGCGGCCAACAAGCGCTTCATCGAGCTGTTCTGCGAGCCGTCGGCGGTCACCCGCTGGGTGTACACGCAGGACGCCACCCCCGACGGCGGGACCACCGACCACGTGCAGTGGGTGCGTCACCCCTCCGTCGTGGTCGACCGGGTCGTCCGTTGGTGGGGCGACGCGGCCGACCGACGCTGA
- a CDS encoding anti-sigma factor domain-containing protein, translating to MTTDLHGLAAPYALDALDPHERGRFEAHLDQCAECRQELRGFHLTAARLAEAEADSPPLALRDRLLAEVATTAQERPVVTSIAQHSRVRRAVPRLLVAASFLVAAVSVGGYLVEHDRAEELRADTAGISAVMVADDATMLDGSVRTGGTMRIVASPSHDAAVVMGTDLETLDDDHVYQVWAMHDGIPRSVGVLGRGAGMMYAKSISGADAFAVTVEPDGGSPAPTTDPVAEMDA from the coding sequence ATGACCACCGATCTGCACGGACTCGCCGCGCCGTACGCGCTCGACGCCCTCGACCCCCACGAGCGGGGCCGCTTCGAGGCCCACCTCGACCAGTGTGCCGAGTGCAGGCAGGAGCTCCGCGGCTTCCACCTGACCGCTGCACGCCTGGCCGAGGCCGAGGCCGACAGTCCGCCGCTCGCCCTGCGCGACCGGCTCCTGGCCGAGGTGGCCACCACCGCCCAGGAGCGGCCGGTGGTCACGTCGATCGCCCAGCACAGCCGGGTGCGGCGAGCCGTGCCCCGCCTGCTGGTCGCGGCGTCCTTCCTGGTGGCCGCGGTGTCCGTCGGTGGGTACCTCGTGGAGCACGACCGGGCCGAGGAGCTGCGGGCCGACACCGCAGGCATCAGCGCGGTCATGGTGGCCGACGACGCGACCATGCTGGACGGGAGCGTGCGCACCGGGGGCACGATGCGCATCGTCGCCTCCCCGTCGCACGACGCGGCCGTCGTCATGGGCACCGATCTCGAGACGCTCGACGACGACCACGTCTACCAGGTCTGGGCGATGCACGACGGGATCCCGCGCTCCGTCGGCGTCCTCGGACGCGGAGCCGGGATGATGTACGCGAAGTCGATCAGCGGTGCCGACGCGTTCGCCGTCACCGTCGAGCCCGACGGAGGGTCGCCGGCCCCGACGACCGACCCGGTCGCCGAGATGGACGCCTGA
- the sigK gene encoding ECF RNA polymerase sigma factor SigK, producing MSQSAADRLAAVPESQEPVEPDDLLVLVARGDETAFAALYDALGATVFGMARRVIRDPARAEEVAQEVFLQVWQTAARFDPARGSAKSWVLTLAHRRAVDAVRHDQAATNRENSYDWSPGVDHDQVLETVTVRLEHEQVRRCLEGLTDLQREAVNLAYYQGYTYAEVAQVLDANPATVKTRMRDGLIRLRDCLGVEAS from the coding sequence ATGAGCCAGTCAGCAGCCGATCGGCTCGCCGCCGTTCCCGAGTCCCAGGAACCCGTCGAGCCCGACGACCTCTTGGTCCTCGTCGCACGAGGGGACGAGACGGCCTTCGCCGCTCTCTACGACGCCCTGGGTGCCACCGTGTTCGGGATGGCCCGCCGGGTCATCCGCGACCCCGCGCGGGCCGAGGAGGTCGCCCAGGAGGTCTTCCTCCAGGTCTGGCAGACCGCCGCCCGCTTCGACCCGGCCCGTGGCAGTGCCAAGAGCTGGGTGCTGACGCTGGCCCACCGCCGCGCGGTCGACGCCGTCCGGCACGACCAGGCCGCCACCAACCGCGAGAACAGCTACGACTGGTCCCCCGGCGTCGACCACGACCAGGTGCTCGAGACCGTCACGGTGCGGCTGGAGCACGAGCAGGTGCGTCGCTGCCTGGAGGGACTCACCGACCTGCAGCGCGAGGCCGTCAACCTCGCGTACTACCAGGGATACACGTACGCGGAGGTCGCCCAGGTGCTCGACGCCAACCCGGCCACCGTCAAGACCCGCATGCGCGACGGGCTGATCCGCCTGCGCGACTGCCTCGGGGTGGAGGCCTCATGA
- a CDS encoding alpha/beta hydrolase produces MDAEQRSGRLDDVHVPQRPRAVVLMLHGGRQQSEEPVRNRHASWWRMALLSKAFARTARREHLAVHLLQYRARGWNDAARPWPVADARSALSELRERHGDLPVVLVGHSMGGRTACRAADDPSVVGVVALAPWLPQGEPVGALSGRALHVLHGTMDRWTSARLSADFVERARRVATEATWESLAGAGHYMFRRVRAWNAFVEDSVLRIVGARADGRHDHDDDATRGPA; encoded by the coding sequence ATGGACGCCGAGCAGCGATCGGGTCGCCTGGACGACGTGCACGTCCCCCAGCGGCCGAGGGCCGTCGTGCTGATGCTGCACGGAGGCCGGCAGCAGAGCGAGGAGCCGGTGCGCAACCGGCACGCGAGCTGGTGGCGGATGGCCCTGCTGTCGAAGGCGTTCGCGCGCACCGCTCGCCGAGAGCACCTGGCGGTGCACCTGCTGCAGTACCGCGCACGCGGATGGAACGACGCGGCCCGCCCGTGGCCCGTGGCCGACGCGCGCTCGGCTCTCTCCGAGCTCCGCGAGCGGCACGGCGACCTGCCGGTCGTCCTCGTCGGGCACTCGATGGGTGGGCGCACCGCGTGCCGCGCGGCCGACGACCCCTCGGTGGTCGGTGTCGTGGCCCTGGCGCCGTGGCTGCCGCAGGGTGAGCCCGTGGGCGCGCTCTCCGGACGTGCCCTGCACGTCCTGCACGGCACGATGGACCGGTGGACGTCGGCACGGCTCAGCGCCGACTTCGTGGAACGTGCTCGACGGGTGGCCACCGAGGCCACCTGGGAGTCGCTCGCCGGCGCCGGGCACTACATGTTCCGGCGGGTGCGGGCCTGGAACGCGTTCGTGGAAGACTCGGTCCTGCGGATCGTCGGCGCACGGGCGGACGGCCGCCACGACCACGACGACGACGCCACCAGAGGACCAGCCTGA
- the cobA gene encoding uroporphyrinogen-III C-methyltransferase: MPLPLTLRPEGRRVVVVGGGNVATRRVHALLAAEADLVVVSPTVSARIRELAVEGRLAWIERGYRPGDLDGAWLVQTATDTPVDDQVAADAEQARVWCLKGGDPDGATAWMPAVAAVDDVHVAVSGGGDARRASTLRDAVAAALQSGDLPLRHRTHHPEGFVALVGGGPGSADLLTTRGRRLLAEADVVVVDRLAPLDVLAELPADVEVIDVGKLPDHHPVPQDEINRLLVERARAGKVVVRLKGGDPYVLGRGGEERLACEAAGVAVEVVPGVTSAIAVPAAAGIPVTHRGVATGFSVVTAHDELGELPVSPGHTIVMLMGVRRLAESAHSLVAAGHAPGTPVAVVERGFAPDQRTTVGTLGTIADLCVQRGVRSPAVTVVGEVVRLSPDWAS; encoded by the coding sequence ATGCCGCTGCCGCTGACCCTGCGCCCCGAGGGACGCCGTGTGGTGGTCGTCGGGGGTGGCAACGTGGCGACCCGACGGGTCCACGCCCTGCTGGCAGCCGAGGCCGACCTCGTGGTGGTCTCCCCCACGGTGAGCGCACGCATCCGGGAGCTCGCGGTCGAGGGCCGACTGGCCTGGATCGAGCGTGGGTACCGCCCGGGCGACCTCGACGGCGCCTGGCTCGTGCAGACCGCCACCGACACCCCGGTCGACGACCAGGTGGCCGCCGACGCCGAGCAGGCACGCGTGTGGTGCCTGAAGGGGGGCGACCCCGACGGGGCGACCGCCTGGATGCCGGCGGTCGCCGCGGTCGACGACGTGCACGTCGCGGTCAGCGGCGGTGGCGACGCCCGTCGAGCCTCCACGCTGCGCGACGCCGTCGCGGCGGCCCTGCAGTCCGGCGACCTCCCGCTGCGGCACCGGACCCACCACCCCGAGGGCTTCGTGGCCCTCGTGGGCGGGGGCCCCGGCAGCGCCGACCTCCTGACCACGCGCGGGCGGCGTCTTCTCGCCGAGGCCGACGTCGTGGTGGTCGACCGGCTCGCCCCGCTCGACGTGCTCGCGGAGCTGCCGGCCGACGTCGAGGTGATCGACGTGGGCAAGCTGCCCGACCACCACCCGGTCCCGCAGGACGAGATCAACCGGCTCCTCGTCGAGCGCGCCCGCGCCGGCAAGGTCGTCGTGCGGCTCAAGGGCGGGGATCCCTACGTGCTCGGTCGCGGCGGCGAGGAGCGCCTGGCGTGCGAGGCCGCCGGGGTGGCCGTGGAGGTCGTCCCCGGGGTCACGAGCGCGATCGCCGTGCCGGCGGCTGCCGGCATCCCCGTGACCCATCGCGGCGTGGCCACGGGGTTCAGCGTGGTCACGGCCCACGACGAGCTCGGTGAGCTGCCCGTGTCCCCGGGCCACACGATCGTGATGCTCATGGGCGTGCGCCGGCTCGCCGAGAGCGCGCACAGCCTCGTCGCGGCGGGGCACGCGCCCGGCACACCGGTGGCGGTGGTCGAGCGTGGCTTCGCCCCCGACCAGCGCACGACCGTCGGCACCCTCGGCACGATCGCCGACCTCTGCGTCCAGCGGGGAGTCCGCTCCCCCGCCGTCACCGTCGTGGGCGAGGTCGTGCGGCTCTCCCCCGACTGGGCCTCCTGA